A single region of the Mercenaria mercenaria strain notata chromosome 6, MADL_Memer_1, whole genome shotgun sequence genome encodes:
- the LOC123548935 gene encoding uncharacterized protein LOC123548935 gives MSVFTYEDYTGNVYRLRKRILVTIFSQPFPLNAGDDRYLEKRMMEDRHGYRSDVDAGYLQDLFKRIHYPETADVRLKNRLRKDEIKQYIKDLGSSQECLEYDTFFFAFLTYLSCENTGSTVYRDERIHLDDGLCPLQDIYDEVKNVEAMRMKPKVFLIQADDISLLFPIQYIKGEKIVKPLKIPQDADRLVIMSDIPQRFANRSRETEEKNPSFLIKAFCDSLVENSQRSTENRLDLLSLTTVINNKVRVRIGELNKAGVERAKDMHVPLVTSTLTKLVTI, from the coding sequence ATGTCTGTGTTTACATATGAAGACTACACTGGTAATGTGTATAGGCTTAGAAAAAGAATTCTAGTAACAATTTTCTCACAGCCTTTTCCGCTGAATGCAGGAGATGATCGTTACCTAGAGAAAAGAATGATGGAAGATAGGCATGGGTATAGATCAGACGTAGACGCAGGCTATTTACAAGATctttttaaaagaattcattatCCAGAAACTGCAGATGTTCGACTAAAGAATCGCCTTAGAAAAGATGAAatcaaacaatatataaaagatTTAGGTAGCTCACAAGAATGTCTAGAGTATGACACTTTCTTCTTTGCTTTTCTCACTTACCTTTCATGTGAGAACACTGGCAGCACAGTTTACAGGGATGAGAGGATCCATCTTGACGATGGGTTGTGTCCTCTGCAGGATATATATGACGAAGTGAAGAATGTCGAAGCAATGAGAATGAAACCAAAGGTTTTTCTGATACAGGCCGATGACATAAGCTTGCTCTTTCCAATACAGTATATCAAAGGTGAGAAGATTGTGAAACCTTTAAAGATCCCTCAAGACGCCGATCGACTGGTAATCATGTCTGATATTCCCCAGAGGTTTGCGAACCGCAGTCGCGAAACAGAGGAGAAAAATCCGTCATTCTTAATCAAAGCCTTTTGTGACAGTCTGGTGGAGAACAGTCAGCGTAGTACAGAGAACAGGCTTgatttattatcattaacaacCGTGATAAACAACAAGGTAAGGGTAAGGATTGGAGAACTGAATAAAGCTGGCGTAGAAAGAGCCAAAGATATGCATGTTCCACTTGTTACATCTACACTGACAAAATTAGTCACAATTTGA
- the LOC123548934 gene encoding uncharacterized protein LOC123548934 yields MSEFTQEEYAGSDYRYRKRILVTIFSQPSVPLNTNWTVKKTMVEDNNRGESDVDIAYLEDVFKTIHYPENAEVRVKTRFGKEQIKKYISDLGNPEQYDSFFFVFLTFLSCETKKISSSVNQQQEYQDERIHFKDGPCPLQEIYDEVKKVKAMWMKPKIFLIQADDISLLYPEQFAKGEELVKRVKIPQDADRLIIMSDIPQKVANPLEDDRNQSFLIRAFGETLIENSQAKPEERQDVLSLTTTINGKVDAMIEELKKQDKTNQTNRAADMKVPLVTSTLTKLARI; encoded by the coding sequence ATGTCTGAATTTACACAGGAAGAATACGCAGGCAGCGACTATAGATACAGGAAAAGAATTCTAGTTACAATTTTCTCTCAACCATCGGTCCCACTGAATACAAATTGGACTGTAAAAAAGACGATGGTGGAAGACAATAACAGGGGTGAATCAGACGTTGATATTGCTTATTTAGaggatgtttttaaaacaattcattatCCAGAAAATGCAGAGGTGCGGGTTAAAACTCGGTTTGGAAAAgaacaaattaagaaatatataagtgATTTGGGTAACCCAGAACAGTATGACagtttcttctttgtttttctCACATTTCTTTCATGTGAAACAAAGAAAATTAGTAGCTCTGTTAATCAACAACAAGAATACCAAGATGAGAGGATTCATTTTAAAGATGGGCCGTGTCCCCTCCAGGAAATTTATGACGAGGTGAAGAAAGTTAAAGCAATGTggatgaaaccaaagatttttcTGATTCAGGCCGATGACATCAGCCTGCTGTATCCTGAACAGTTTGCCAAAGGAGAAGAGCTTGTGAAACGTGTGAAGATTCCGCAAGATGCTGATCGACTGATTATCATGTCTGATATACCTCAAAAGGTCGCGAACCCGCTAGAAGATGACAGGAATCAGTCGTTCTTGATTCGAGCATTTGGAGAAACTCTGATTGAGAACAGTCAGGCGAAACCAGAGGAAAGACAAGATGTGTTGTCGTTGACAACAACGATAAATGGTAAAGTAGATGCAATGATTGAAGAACTGAAGAAACAAGACAAAACCAACCAAACAAACCGGGCAGCAGATATGAAAGTTCCACTTGTTACATCAACTCTGACAAAATTGGCGAGGATTTAA